The sequence atgtAATTTTGAGTAGtgtaatccaaacaacatttattctATGATAATctattttgatataaagattgtcaaacataaatcacgttaacgcaaacttacttttcatcaaaatcaaatttGCAAAATCATTTTTATACAAACTCCCATTTATAAACTataatccaaacacacaaataAATATCATTTGAGTTATAGCTAGTTAACGTACTCAATGACACTTACGGATGAATAAGTTAATTATTCCACTAACTCAAATTAGTAAAAATATTAATAGGCTTCGTTTTATGTTCGGCTTGAGCCCTGAAGccttttttttccgtttttggcACGGCGTCTTAAGGCTTATTTAAATAAAGGGCTAGTGTTTGTGACCTGGCCCAACTATCTTTCTGGTCAACAGCTGCCTTAAAAATTCAATTCAgtccaaaaacaaaaaataaaaaataaattcagcCCGAAGCTTTATGTATCATTTTGTTGTTTAAAAAGaatgtatttttagttttttacatCAAAAAGATTAGATATGACAATGCTGGAAaagatatataaattataatatatataaaattagtaTGAAATATAATGCTTAaggtaaaaaaatatattaatatttttggaGTGAATTATTTTGGATTAATATTTACACCAAAAGTACTCAAAAAAATTAGTGTAAACATATTAAAATTCACTTAATAGTATATTGTTATGGACCTTTCATTTTTATGCATATAAAAGTTTAGAAAATTTAAGGCCTTTCTTTTTTTAATGAATGTTAACTCACAAAGGCCTAAAAGTAGTGACCACAAGTCTCAAGACTACACAAAATTAATCACCAACtcaagtttatatatatataactatgttaagtatacactaaaatcagctattaatataaaataaatattaaaatataaatatatattaaaaataaattaaataatatatatatttatacacaaatacattagtgattaattttgatgtacaaatagtatttttgatatatatatatatatatatgaagtaCATAATATGCACTTACTTACACTTCATTATGTATAACTGCATAAGAAATTTAATCATCATGCATGTACTAAATCACTACTTCTTCTCTCTTTTGGCGGAAAATTAAAGTACAATACATTCCATGCATTTCACAAATTAAATTATGATACACAATCATCTTTTACAACAAAACTCCCTAATTTTATTAGGAAAAATAGAGAAAAACAACAATAATTAAGGTTGCTAACCGAGGCAAACAGGCTTGCCTAATTATTACAAATTTACAATAAGTAAGGAAACATGTCACTGGCCATACATGCATTCCCTACGCATACATTACCCAAACACAAGCAAAACAAGCACTGTAATGGACAAAAAACATTAACAATTAAATAAAATGGATGAACTAACACAATAAACTTGAAAAAGGTTTAATTTCTATACATATAATAGTGTCAAACTTTTATATTTTGCTATTTAATCAGGTGTCgtcatataaataaaaataatgtatTCTTTTTTAGAGTCAATGGATGTACTCttctaacaaaaaaatttatgatTGGTCAAAGAAAATCTAGTTTTATTTATATGACAACACCGTATTAAACGACAATATAACAAAGCTCGACaaaataaattgcatagaaattTGACTAATTACTTAAAGGTAAAGACTCGCGTGTGCAGTTGTCTTCATGTGAATATAATAGTTAAAAACTGTTAGATATAATTTAACagatttaactaaattattatctaacagtTTTCTATTATCAACTTCACATACATGAAGACAACTGCATGCGAGTTTCTCCTTACTTGAATTATAACATTTTATGTTAACATTGGAAGCCAGGAGGAATTGACTTTTGACAAGCACTAAGGATCCAGCTTAGAGCAACAGGGACATCTAAGTTGTTGCCAAGAACATTGGCCTTAATAGCAGTGCACAAACAAAGTGCTGCTTCCAAATCAACCAAGCCTTCAAGTAATGCACAACATTTGCTTGAAACTGGAGAACCAACAACAACGTTACCAAGTCCTAAGACATCAGCACAAACCCCTAGTTTCAATGTGTCTTTGGGGCATTTCtcttgtggtggtggtggtggtggtgtcgGAGTTGGGCATGGTTTTGGT is a genomic window of Arachis ipaensis cultivar K30076 chromosome B06, Araip1.1, whole genome shotgun sequence containing:
- the LOC107605374 gene encoding 14 kDa proline-rich protein DC2.15; this encodes MAFNTISKLSATILVLSLLSTPLLTNACGSCTPPPKPCPTPTPPPPPPQEKCPKDTLKLGVCADVLGLGNVVVGSPVSSKCCALLEGLVDLEAALCLCTAIKANVLGNNLDVPVALSWILSACQKSIPPGFQC